The Nicotiana tabacum cultivar K326 chromosome 1, ASM71507v2, whole genome shotgun sequence genome segment tagatgatgcatatagagatatgatcattgaaccgactcattggataattcctaatggttagaattaccataaactgtcaataggatattctcttgaagaatgtgatgtaaccgtttcctttgacctgagatcgtcatagtaattgacaagttatttattgtgctttgatactagacacttatggccctagggcgatagttgaaaggatattgggtacgattaaatacttgtaaaattagtgattgatcaagatggaatctgtcaactcttggtaatgagtttaagcttcatgttgtcatgaattataaacgacaaaattaagaccttggccagggcaattgaatgaaagaagaaaggagtttcttaggtcattcaatggtcaattatatttgacatgaacacatagttggtcgcctattaggatttgacagttgaaccatatcctagggtgatccagagttataaggacagaaggaattactacattattcttctactggttcttgagagtaaattgtatacttcatgctatccggtcgttaaggagtgttgctagacgccacccttgattagtatattgatgtggtcaatttactaccggtttagtattgaacctatggggtcgcacactaacgagtgttctgatctttgctaaaggattaattactttattatttgttaattaaattaaagaatttaattaatcaaataaatttagttagttagtccaaatgaaatattaattatattttttgctAGTACAgaagatataattaatattgtgaacaagttgaagttttctatttggaatagaaaattaaaattgtctcttggttgaaatatatatatgatatatataattaatatttatttatataaggtatgtatataaaatattaatgaaTGACTTATGAATCAAATCCAATTAAGAACTGGATTTTCACGTCAAAGTCCATAATTGGACGAGTCGCTACCTAAACCCATAAAAATGGGATTTGTATTTTTCTATGAGCAAAATACATTTGTAGCCACTCGCTGCAAACTTATATCATCTGGTAGCCATAAAATTTCAAATACATCTAGTAGCCTAAAAGATATTAGAATGGTCAGCCCAAATTCTACCAACCACACcgcatatattttttcttttcctccaTCTATCAGACATCCACACAAAAAAGTTTCACCATTGCCCTGCCACTATTGCACCGATGTTGCTACCGCCATGGCACCGCTACCACCTCCATGCACTGCTGCCACCACACCATCTACCcacatcccaaaaataatagatCATCAAAAAGCAGACTCACGCACCTCTGGATCAGTCTCGTCCATCCCAATTCCACTATCAAACCTAAAGAATTAAGAACTAAAAGAGAGGGGGGAAAagattgaaaagaagaaaaaacataaGGCAGTATAAACAGCCAAATTGAATAGAAAGAAATAAGAtctaaagagaaaaagaaagaaagattgaGAGTATTTATGAGAGAAAAATTATACATTTTATAtaagaaaaatatattaattatttactttatatACAATTGTAAATTCTATGTGCACTGCATATATACATTATATACTATTATATActttatatacaaaattatatgAATATTGAATTTGTATAAAAAGTGTATATGTATTATATAAGTGTAGATACACCTTTCATATAAATGTGCATACATAATATATACACATTATATACAATATTCATAACACTCAATGTACCCACTGTAATCTTACACGCCCAGTTTTGTATAATACGTGtataatgaatatatatatatactattatatactttatatagaaaatatatacaaaattattttaacattgaattaaattaaaaaatgtaTATGTATTATATCAGTGTAGATACACCTTTTATATAAATGTGCATACATAATATACACACATTATATACAATATTCTCAACACTCAATTTAGCCAATGTAATCTTTTACGCCCAGTTTTGTATAATACGTGTATAATAATGTATCACTAGTGTAAAATGTATACACATTGATTATACACCATATTATACCATTATTATACACTGATTACACAATGTATAAATAAAGGAGCACTGATGGTAATGGAGGACAGTGAACTTGGCCGGAATTTTTTTTTTCCGGTCGTGACTATtttattttctccatttttcaTCTTCTTGCAAAATCATCCAAAAAATCATGTAATATTATATCTGAAAGTGGACAGAAAGCGAAGAAAACGGCAACCACCGCTAGACTTTTGCGGGAACTTACTCAAGAAAGTAGATATTTTTGCATCTAAATATAGGAGGAGGAGAtctcaaagaaaaaaagagaagtttGAAAAAGATGTATGTTGGTGTTGCtatggaagaagaaaagaaaaaggaaaaaaaggagagAGTGAAGAagggaaaatataaaaatagagggaaagaaagatggaagtCACTGGTATATTGAAGAAGggagaagatgagaagagaaagaGAGGGGGGGGGAGTAGGCGACTGAAAAATGCATTGGGAAGGGGAGAAGTGCATTGGAAATAGTGGCTATAATTTGTCAATAGATTAGGCCTAAAGGCTATTTCGGGTCCATGGGAGAAAATATGGGCTAATTAAATTTTCAAGGGCTATAGAGGGTCATTTTCTCTTTTCTATAGTAAAATACTAATAAGGATATTATAATCCAATTTGGTATTGGAATTTATGGAAAGTCCATAAATCATAAAGTCCAATAAGAACGGCAGTAACGAAATCTCCCTGCGAAATTCCATAAagttaatttgtggaattaaaattattaccctaagtaaatcattacctcaaccaaataggaaTAGGGTTTATAAGTGATAttatataaagggtgatggagaaaATTTGCCGCACTAATTCTGGAGAAGAaaatcactttgtgaaagtgagagtgcaatacaaagccaagagagaaaatacaattacaagaaaaagtgtttcttgttcttctacagttgagttgagatttttgagaaaaaatttcAGCATAAGGTTTCAATCAATTTGTTCGCGTGTTTCATTGTTCAAAGAGTTGATAAcaaggatcggtctcggtgtggatacgcatagagtcttcgcactatcgaagaaattttgaaacgagactctcttcactaggtacgtcttagattcgatctttgacatgtaaataaattttaaacacgaaaagatttGCCTAGAATTGTTATtatcttccgctgcgtgttacgaacatcTATACGCAATCCTTCACAGGCAGCTGGGAGGAAGCAACTATACACAGGGGTGAAGCCACGCTGTCCTAAGTTCatcgaaaaattacactatatatgTAGGcaaaatattaggttttagatgtatataatatatattggaTACCCTTTGTCGGgtacttctttcaagtttgaatactcTTGGGGAAATTACTGGCTTCGCAACTGGCTATACACATGAACTTATGTGGCAGGCTGTTCAAGAGAAAATGGTCTATTAACATACTATATTTTCACAGCCACTTCGAGTCTCTAATGAGTTCATGAAGTCTGGCAATGAAAAACAGAAGTGGTACATTATTACAGTAATCACAGGTATACAGAAAATTAGCCGGGATTGACCTTTGAATCAAAACAATTGACTCCAAACTAACTACAGAACTCAGAAAAACAAAGGTTTCCTTTTTAGCATTTATTTGGACAGGGGAAACTATTGAAAATCGGCGCTTGAATCCATAACAACCTTCTTCCACATAGGCGCGCTTCTTCATTTTCAGGCAGCTTTCTTTTGCTGCAAAAGACCAAAATAATAACATTAACAACAATGTAAAACAAATTATTTCAGTTTCAGTAGCTGATAGTAAGTTAGTAACTCCATATTGTTATGTCAATTCAGGAAGTAGTGTTTATGGCAAAGGTCGAGTGTAGTAGACTGGCGAAGCCAGAAAACTAAATAAACAAGTGGGCTACGCaagggtgttcaaagtctattttcTATTTTATCAATAACAAGTACTTAATATTTTATCGTACACACAGTATAGTTTTTCGGCGGAAGGGGTTTAGTTGACCACCCTTGGCCACACATACCTTCGCCCCTAGGTGAAGTCCACACTTCTGATAGGTTTTCACCATAACGTTAAAGATACGTGAGACAGGTACATGTCCGAGCAAATCATTATATAATGATAGATAAGCTTGCCCAAATAAACTAAATATGTTGGTACAAAGCTAATAACGGCGAGCTGacaattaaaaaaggaaaatctAATACTGCAGAATATAGGTAAAATTACTTCACTGCTGTTCATGAATAGGTCCATAATCATGAATAGCACTGCAATGATTCATGAGTACTAAAGTGAGAAAACAATCTTTCCCCCTCCTGAATTGAGTGCGATAACTATCTTTCAAATCAAAATATGGCCATTTGTGTAATTTCAATAACCTCATTTTGCTCATACAAACATATGACCATTACTGCATAGATACTTCCACTCTACCTAACCATCTTTGGCAAAAGCTCTGATTATTAGCAATGTTGTACACCAGATTCCAAGTTCATGAAACTGAGCAACAAACTAATCGTACATGTTAACCAACAGCAAATGCTTTCCTTTTAATGTATATTTTTACAATAAATTTGGAACCACATTCTATCAAATTTCATTTTTGCATAGTTGGACTCACCCTTTTCTCTTCCTCCATCTTGGCCTTAATGAAGGAGTAGAGTGCAACACCAGCAATTGCAATGCAGGTACCAATACCAGTTTGTGTGGAAATTTTGTTACCTGCAACGTAAGTATAATTTAGAATTCCTTATCATGGTGCCAATAACACAGAATACTGCTGATATAACTTTAAATGTGTATATTACCGAAGACAATAATTGAGAATCCAATCACAAACACACGTTTCAACACATTTCCAACTGCGTGTGTGAGAGGTGCCACCCTCTCAAGGGTGTTTGTGGCTACCTGGAAGTGTAAGAGAAAACATTATGCATCGATATCACACATTAAGAGGTGTATGAGATTTTTATGAATGTAGCAGCATAATAACTTTTAAGGAAACTTATCTAACTGGGAATACCTGATTGTAGAGGTGATAAAACATTCCCACCCAAAACAGATCTGTTACGAATTTCGTTAGACCAACTTTAGCAATGGCATCAGCAAACCCATGTTGGAGCAATTGAGGTCCCTCAATCTGTGACATAATCGAAATGAAAAGTATAAAGTGAGAAAGAAGTGGATATAGGGGAAAGGAGGAAATAAGAGTAAGTGGCTAATCCTGATGTTATCGGACTCACAATAATGGCAGGCGGGATACACACGATAAGGGCAATGATTGATATGTAGGCGTAGACGTTAGTACTATCCATATCAGTCtgcaaaagaaaaattcataagtGAAATCCTCGATATAGATCAGATTGAATGGTTTAATAAGTCAGAATTGCGTAGAGTAATACCATAGCTTTCTTCGAGTATATACTCCTGTATGTGAAGGAGATGTTAGAAATCATAGCACTAATGAAGCCCAACCAATTGAACGATAGCTCAGTCAATGAAGCCATCGATACACCTGCATACAGTTGAAAGGTAAATCACAACATGGttaattgatactaataaaaATCTCATTATCACTACAACCCGAGTGGAAGCAAACAGTGAAGAATAGAGCTAACCAAGGACAACTGGAGCCAGTGACAGCCATAGTGCTAAAGGTATTTGTTGCCCGAGAATGAACTGAGATGCAGAAGCATTGAAGAACGGCTCAAGAGCTgtatcaagaaaaacaaatattcttcgtTATATACTAGAAGAGAAGATAATACAATAAATGTTCTGTAGTGCTAGAATGTGACCTTTGATTGTGTGAGTGAATGAGACTGCAACTGCAGCAAATGAGACATTGCTGGTTACATGGCCAAGTGCATGACAAAAGGCAACAGGTGTGAGCAGCTTCAGTTGAGTTGAATCAATAGGCTACAAAAGAGAAGAACAAATTAGTCAAGGAAATAGAAAATACTTAAAGCTAAAACCATGTTATCAgtcaatacttttttttttttttgatgaaccAATGTTATCAATCAATACTTTAGCCTTATTCAATAGCTTTAATGATGTCGTGACTTATAAATGATCATGAACTAAGAATCAAAATGTGTGCTCCACTTTTAGAAGTTTTATCCTAATATGTGTTGCGCAGACTTTCCGAAATGATATTGCACCCGTgtcagatcctccaaaaatacactacttttACAGGATCCACCACGCAACCGGagacattttcggagagtccgagcaacatagttCCTAATAACCCACCATTCTCTTTCAAAATGATCTCCAGTGTCTTTTATCCAAAAGAAAGggcatattttaaaaaaataaataaacacaaGTCACTCAAGGAACTAATTTTAGTACCATACCAAACAAGATTAACCTCGCTAACTTAATCCTTTAACACTCAACTATCACAGCGGATTTAACTTAGAAGGTAAGCAGCCTTATTTTCCACGTTACTAATCCTACTTTTTATAGACGGTCCTCTATAGTTATCATTTAGGTAATCTAATAATGTAAAAATTCTTTTACTCTCCTAGTGAAGTTAAACTTAATCACAAACTCGGAAAATACTATAGAGTAGTTATTAATTCCATACGATACCATATTTTAATAAACATatcagttataaaataaaaataaaaagaacacTTACAGCTCGCTTTGGGAGGCCTACAGTCCAGCTTATCAGGCAATATACAACCCCAACAGCCAAATGAATAACAGATACAAAACTGTATATAACCAaaacaattattaaaaaaataacaaaagtgtaaaataataaaagtttCTTATACTACAATCCAAAATTGATTACGTTTTAGAAGAAGACATTGAAATACGTACTAAGGATAAGGGAAGTAATTGTAGATCTTCTTGTTGAGGATGTTGAATATCACATTCAGAAAATACCTATAACAATAAACAAGGTCAAATTCGTCATTCAACACTCGAAAACCGTTGACAGTTAAAAAAGATTATAAACTCAATAATAAAAATTATCGAGGTTCACGTGACATACCACATGAAAAAGAAAAACCCGGTAATCAGGGTCGCTTTGTTGAAAAACCCGACTTTAGCATCCCTGCGAAAACCAAGGAGGTCAAATCAATTACAAGTAGCTGatgattaaaaaatatttaatttatatgcacggacaaaatacaaatataataaatttttacattGTATAATAGTAATATTTATTAAAGAACGCATTAATATTTAACAAAAGTTTTACTTGTAATTATCTACAAATAACatgattatataaatattattttgtaCTATCAGCACATAAAATTTGAactcaaaaaaataaatttaagttttATAGCgcaaataatatttatataatcggatcatttaaaaaataattcaggAAACTGCATTTAATGAGAGCATCATTAGTTGATTACTTAGAAATAAGAATTAACGATAAATCAACCTGTTATAAAATCTTTAAAACTATCAGTGCATACAACTAAAGTCCAAAAAAGAATTAGAAGTTGCTGATGGGATTCGGGTCGGGTCAATAAGAGAGAAATGGACTCACCCGGCGGAATCGCTGCCTTCGGCCGGCGAAGAAGCCGCGGTGAAGCATGGCTTGATAGATTCCCGCTTAGGAGAAGCTTCGAGAAGAATAGCTGGGCGTAGTTGTCTTCCCCAAATCAAGTTGGCGCCACCGCTAACAGCTCCGATTGGTTTTGCAACAGTAGGGAAGCTAGCAGCGGTTAACTTCACAACAGGCTTCCGAAGAAGCGGGAGGCCGCGAATGGCGGTGGCGCCAGTCAAAACGCGAGACTCCATTGACAGTTAGAGAGAGAAAATAATGACTCTGGATTATGGAACTGAATTCTGTTGTAAGAGAAAGAAAGAGGAGCTAAAACTGTTGATGAAATTATCGTGAATGTGGAAGTAGAGTGAGTGGTTGTTTTCAGGTGACGAATGAG includes the following:
- the LOC107760530 gene encoding triose phosphate/phosphate translocator, chloroplastic-like precursor (The RefSeq protein has 2 substitutions compared to this genomic sequence): MESRVLTGATAIRGLPLLRKPVVKLTAASFPTVAKPIGAVSGGANLIWGRQLRPDILLEASPKRESMKPCFTAASSPAEGSDSAGDAKVGFFNKATLITGFFFFMWYFLNVIFNILNKKIYNYFPYPYFVSVIHLAVGVVYCLISWTVGLPKRAPIDSTQLKLLTPVAFCHALGHVTSNVSFAAVAVSFTHTIKALEPFFNASASQFILGQQIPLALWLSLAPVVLGVSMASLTELSFNWLGFISAMISNISFTYRSIYSKKAMTDMDSTNVYAYISIIALIVCIPPAIIIEGPQLLQHGFADAIAKVGLTKFVTDLFWVGMFYHLYNQVATNTLERVAPLTHAVGNVLKRVFVIGFSIIVFGNKISTQTGIGTCIAIAGVALYSFIKAKMEEEKRQKKAA